ATGCGCGGGTCACCGACAGAGTCTTCTGGCAGACATCTCTAAGGCTGTCCGTTAACCGCGCGCTCGAGTCTCCCTCAGCAGCTATGCCGTCGTCATCTGCTTGTGGCTCTGGTTCTCTTATCGATAGTTGTGCACTCAAATTGGCTAGAGCCTGCTCCTGTGTAGCGAATTGAGTCCGAAGCTGATCGATATTCCCAGAGGTGCGGCTCGAAACAATCCTATTCTGTGTTAGTGGAGTTTCTCGGTTAAATGAGTGGGACCTGTACAGCGTGATTGAAGATAGAACCATCGTGATGGTTCTTTGACAGTCTGCCAAATCTTTGTTTAGTTTATTTATCTTTGTGTCTTTAAAGTATACGGCGAGTCTGTCGCGTTTGCTGAAATGCGAATCCGTTGAATGGCTGGTAACTCTTGTAATGGCAGCTGTGAATCCTTGACAAATAGATTTTGTCGACTCCAACACCTTGTTAAGCTCTATCTCCTTGAGAACGGAATCGACTGTGTCAGGCGCACAATTCGTTTCGAGTGTTCGCGCTAGAGTTCCTAATGTTGTTTGGGTCTGAGAAAGAAGGTTCTTGCTCTGCGAAACAGAATGTGGCGCATCCGCGAGTCCATCAATCAGGTCGTGAAGAGCCTTAGCGCTCTGTAACGCGGCAGTGGCAAGGGTTACTGCACTGGCAGTAACGCTGAGGGGATCCATAATCCGTGAAGAAGAAtgtgtgacaagggctgtaatATCAGGGTTTAGAATATTGGTTCAATTCAGACTAATAATCTTCAGTGGACTCCAGTTCTTTGACTGTTGTCTATCGAACAGGTATTGATGCCTTACTTCCTAACGAGTGGCTTAGAGCCTGCAGTTACCCCTCATGGAGGCCTGATGGTGAtctgatgttgatgtggcCGTGGATGATTGGTTAGTTGCCGTGTGACAGAATGTTGGAGAGGAGTTCGTTGACATTGGGTGTGACAAAGGCTGGAATCAAGGCTGGAATCAGGGCTTGGTAGTTCAGTTCAGTTAAAAAAACATTCAGTGGTCTCAAGATCCTTGATAAGGAATCCTTTCGCTACAAGTGATCCAAGTTGGCAGCTTGGATCAATCCAGATTCCAGCGGTTATATATGGTGACGTGCACGCTAATGCCCTGGAAAGTTGCAGTTTTAACATCTCGGTAAGATTCCTCATGATCAAAACCCTGTTGAAAATACCCCCAGAGGTACACCTTCTCCACGGTACTTATTGTTAGCGTGACAGGGATTTTGGTGGAAGTTGCTATATAATGACCCCTGCCGCACTAACAATAATAAAGCCCAAGGAGATGTAGACAAACAAACAGGGTCAGTGGTGTAAGCTGTGTCAAATTAGTCAAAGGGACCCGCTGTTAAGGGGTTAATATCTTGGCAGTGGGACCTGAGCCACCAGGTTTGGCCTCAACTAGCCACCTGGGAAACTCTCCCTCGTAGAACACCAGAATTGACACCTTTTTTGGGCCCCATATTGTATTTGACAAGCTGTAAGCTCTCCGGCCTAGCGTTTGTAAGAGACAATTGTTGATCATTGTTGTGCGCCATTTGGCTACACCGAACCGGTATTCAGGAGTCGCCTTTGATCTAGTATCCCTCAGAGGTCCTGATCGAGGGTTCGTCACATTATGTGATGGGCGGTTTCCATGGCTCAGCCGCACTCCGCCCTCAGTCGCCCGTAGCGCCCGTAATGCCTCTTCCCACGTGATCTCTCCAGCCAGCTTACGCGCCAGGTTCGTGCAGTTATCGTTCTTACTAGCATTATGTTCGTTTCCAAAAGCATTACTTCGTCTCTGCAGTGATCTTCATCCAGCGGCCAGCGCGTCTCAGTTATAAAATTATTTCACATCACGTCCGAGAGAATTCCGTCAACTAACGCAATGGCGCGGGCGGGGCAACATGTGGAGCAGTGTTTTGGGAATGCGGAAGCTTCCCACGGCGGCTTGCTGTTCCAGGGTCACGTTAACGGATCTTTCCACATCCATCGTAAGCCAACGTCTATCTGTTCTACGCTAACGATAGACGGCAACTGACAGTAAGACAGATGAAACACAGGCGAAACAGCACGCTGCGCAGCGGATTATCCCGTTCCCGCGCAATGAGGACGTAGTGGACCGCTACATCTTCGCCGAGCTCGACCAGCTTCTACCCCCCTCGCCCGACTACCAGAGCGCGGCGCTCTGGGGTCTCGGCGGCTCCGGGTAAGTCTGCCACTAAATTACACTGCATCCGCTGACCGGAAAAGCAAAACGCAGATTGCGCTCGAGTATGCCTACCGCCGGAGCCGTGACCCCGCCTGCTCTGTGTTCTGGGTCCACGCCGACAACGAGACGACATTTACGCAGGACTACAAGGTAATTGCGAAGAGGCTGGGCCTGGCGGATGGTCTGAATGGTCCGGAGTTGTTAATGGCCGTGCGTGAGCGGATCGAGGCGAGCCCGTGCTGGCTGCTTATTCTCGATAACGCCGACAACCTCGCTGTGTTTGGGGTGGGCCGGACACAATCAGGCAGAGACCAAGGTCAGGACACAGAAGAGAAGCAAAGTCTGTATGATTTCGTGCCCCGGGGCCCCGCAGGGACGGTGCTGTGGACAAGTCGTGATAAGCGGATCCGCGGCAGCCTTGTGGGCGGCCGACGAGCGATCAATGTCGCTAGCATgacggagggagaggcgaAGATATTGCTCGAAACGGTCATGTGTAGAGAgattgccgaggaggagtccCACAACGCCATGGCGCTACTTGCCGAGCTCGACTTGCTCCCGCTCGCGGTATCACAGGCGGCAGCATATATGGGAAGGACGGCCATCCCAATCGGCGAGTATTTATCAAAGCTAAAGAGACGTATAAAGAGATGGCAACTGTTCAGCAAGACGGAGTTCGACCGACACCGCAGAGCGGATGTGTCGAACAGCGTCATGCAGACGTGGGGTATCTCAATCGAGCACATCCGACAGGAGAACCAGATGGCCTACAATATCCTCCACTCGCTTGCATTTGTAGATAACCAAAACATCccgttggagttggtggcgAAGGCAGCCGAGATAACAGCAAGACCGACCAGATATGAAAAAACCGCAAGCGCGAAGTCCGTATGCATCAAGGACCAGTACGAGCACCAAGACGAGCACCAGGACGATGATAACAAAGTCCTAGCAGCAATAGTTCTTCTACAACACTTTTCGTTCCTACGTCCGCGCACGTCCGACGAACGGTACGGGGCCTACGAGATGCACAAACTCGTGCAGGAGGCTACACAGTATAGCTTAAGCCAAGAGGATCGGCGGACGGACCAATGGCATTTTTCGGAGGTAGCTCTTCATGCTGCCACATCTCTATTTCCGGAGAGGCGACGAGAATTATGGGGAGAGTGCGAGAGATATCTTAGACATGCGCAGCTTGCGGCCGGATGGGCCGGGTTGTGTAGGGGTGGGGTAGAGGCAGCGGCGCTGTTGACTCGAGTGTCGGACTATCTGTATGAccgtgggaggtggagagagcGGGAGCCTGTGGACCTAAGAGCCTATGAGTATCGGAGGGAACTTCTCGGCGACAAGCATCCTGACACGATCTGGAGTATGGCGAGTCTGGCCGCCACATACCATAATCAGGGGAGGtatgaggaggcggagaagaatTACATGGAAGTGCTGGCACTGCAGCGCGACGTTCTCGGTGACAAGCATCCTGACACGATCAGGAGCATGGCGGAGCTAGCCACCACATACTATACTCAGGGGAGGTATGAGGAAGCGGAGAAGATTAAAGTGGAAGTGCTGGCACTACGGCATAACGTTCTCGGAGACAAACATCCCTGACACGATCTGGAGTATGGCGTCGCTGGCCACCACATATCATGCTCAAGGGAGGTAtaaggaggtggagaagatATTAGTGGAAGTGCTGGTACTGCGGCGCGACGTTCTCGGCGACAAGCATCCTAACACTCTCCAGGCCATGCACGACCGCGCCCTTACCTGGAATAGCCGACAGCGACGTCCTAAAGCGTTAGCTATAATTCAGGACTGTTTCCAGTTGCAGCGCAAGGTACTAGGCCAAGCTCATCCCTCTGCCGAAAGATCTTTACGCGCCTTGAATTTATATGGGccggacaagaagaaaagctcTCGTATACGCCGAATATTTGGGCGTATAGCTCATCACGTCAGAGCTACGACTCCACAGTAATCGCTGGCCGAATTtaggggagctggagggatTTTGTCGGCGCCAATCAACGGTCTCAAGGTAGTGTATTGTAACTAGCTAGGCCACTCTACGAGTACACTACACTTGGAgaagaaaatgaaaaaagaaagagaagttTTGAGGATATGAGCCTCTAATATAGCTACGCGTTGGCCAGTACGCGGCGATAGAAGGTTCTAGTGTAGTGGTTTGTGTATGTAGCTATGTAAG
This window of the Podospora pseudoanserina strain CBS 124.78 chromosome 3, whole genome shotgun sequence genome carries:
- the HELLF gene encoding Prion amyloid fibrils-forming protein (EggNog:ENOG503PD47; COG:S), which codes for MDPLSVTASAVTLATAALQSAKALHDLIDGLADAPHSVSQSKNLLSQTQTTLGTLARTLETNCAPDTVDSVLKEIELNKVLESTKSICQGFTAAITRVTSHSTDSHFSKRDRLAVYFKDTKINKLNKDLADCQRTITMVLSSITLIVSSRTSGNIDQLRTQFATQEQALANLSAQLSIREPEPQADDDGIAAEGDSSARLTDSLRDVCQKTLSVTRAWRTGQKFGDMKTDDHSIAMQGIVGVAQPGVDQSFGSLTTTKSSRAFQGQMDAGSFSNLFSK
- the FNT1 gene encoding NB-ARC domain and tetratricopeptide repeat-containing NOD-like receptor (COG:Z; EggNog:ENOG503NWHJ); the encoded protein is MARAGQHVEQCFGNAEASHGGLLFQGHVNGSFHIHHETQAKQHAAQRIIPFPRNEDVVDRYIFAELDQLLPPSPDYQSAALWGLGGSGKTQIALEYAYRRSRDPACSVFWVHADNETTFTQDYKVIAKRLGLADGLNGPELLMAVRERIEASPCWLLILDNADNLAVFGVGRTQSGRDQGQDTEEKQSLYDFVPRGPAGTVLWTSRDKRIRGSLVGGRRAINVASMTEGEAKILLETVMCREIAEEESHNAMALLAELDLLPLAVSQAAAYMGRTAIPIGEYLSKLKRRIKRWQLFSKTEFDRHRRADVSNSVMQTWGISIEHIRQENQMAYNILHSLAFVDNQNIPLELVAKAAEITARPTRYEKTASAKSVCIKDQYEHQDEHQDDDNKVLAAIVLLQHFSFLRPRTSDERYGAYEMHKLVQEATQYSLSQEDRRTDQWHFSEVALHAATSLFPERRRELWGECERYLRHAQLAAGWAGLCRGGVEAAALLTRVSDYLYDRGRWREREPVDLRAYEYRRELLGDKHPDTIWSMASLAATYHNQGRYEEAEKNYMEVLALQRDVLGDKHPDTIRSMAELATTYYTQGSMASLATTYHAQGRYKEVEKILVEVLVLRRDVLGDKHPNTLQAMHDRALTWNSRQRRPKAELLKALPFYRDIHSTIESQPKILSRFDVLHYLGVNIHHPHIARPSGLGSLLAIWNQLAGHGNKQIRELKNENTNLKNEVNNLKKQVVDLEVSVGKHQQQGITTQDKEGIKEPTRFDGSEPNKYIRYFDFMLWKRAITRAWADQPDAFRTEKEKIYYNLSSFFSMGIDAWEFKTGEQLLDHLTEKYGKRE